One genomic window of Cydia fagiglandana chromosome 20, ilCydFagi1.1, whole genome shotgun sequence includes the following:
- the LOC134674849 gene encoding cyclin-dependent kinase 1 gives MEDFIKIEKIGEGTYGVVYKGKNKVTGQFVAMKKIRLEADDEGIPSTAIREISLLKELNHPNIVKLEDVLMEESRLFLIFEFLSMDLKKYMDSLGSGRMMSPNIVKSYLYQINSAILYCHCRRILHRDLKPQNLLIDQTGIIKVADFGLGRAFGVPVRVYTHEVVTLWYRAPEVLLGSQRYSCPVDMWSIGCIFSEMSSKKPLFQGDSEIDQLFRIFRMLRTPTEEIWPGVTSLPDYKPTFPNWNTFNLHNHVQNLDEMGMDLLRKMLVYDPMKRISAKDARRHRYFRDVRLPPGLPRDAPGAIRSVDATATVNSAVAT, from the exons ATGGAAGATTTCATTAAGATAGAGAAAATTGGTGAAGGTACTTACGGTGTAGTgtataaaggaaaaaataaagtCACCGGCCAGTTTGTGGCTATGAAGAAAATTAGGTTGGAGGCAGATGATGAAGGCATACCCTCTACCGCGATCAG AGAAATATCCCTACTGAAAGAACTGAATCACCCGAACATTGTGAAACTGGAAGATGTGCTCATGGAGGAGTCCCGGCTGTTCCTCATCTTCGAGTTCCTCTCCATGGACCTCAAGAAATACATGGACTCCCTTGGCTCCGGGAGG ATGATGAGCCCTAACATAGTGAAGAGCTACCTGTACCAGATCAACAGTGCCATCCTCTACTGCCACTGTCGGCGGATCCTGCATCGTGACTTGAAGCCGCAGAATCTGCTCATTGACCAGACTGGCATCATAAAG GTGGCAGACTTCGGGCTGGGGCGCGCGTTCGGCGTGCCGGTGCGCGTGTACACGCACGAGGTGGTCAcgctgtggtaccgcgcgcccgaGGTGCTGCTCGGCAGCCAGAG GTACTCCTGCCCTGTCGACATGTGGTCTATCGGCTGTATTTTCTCAGAGATGTCCTCCAAGAAACCTCTGTTCCAGGGCGATTCTGAAATCGACCAGCTTTTCCGAATCTTTAG GATGCTGCGTACACCGACGGAGGAGATCTGGCCCGGCGTGACGTCACTACCCGACTACAAGCCTACCTTCCCCAACTGGAACACCTTCAACCTGCACAACCAC GTACAAAACTTGGACGAGATGGGCATGGACCTCCTCCGCAAGATGCTGGTGTACGACCCGATGAAGCGCATCAGCGCCAAGGACGCGCGCCGCCACCGCTACTTCCGCGACGTGCGCCTCCCGCCCGGCCTGCCGCGCGACGCGCCTGGCGCCATTCGCAGTGTGGACGCCACGGCCACGGTCAATAGCGCCGTCGCCACGTAG